A stretch of Thermoanaerobacter uzonensis DSM 18761 DNA encodes these proteins:
- a CDS encoding CopG family ribbon-helix-helix protein — MGETKRILVSLPQSLLEEVDVLAAMENRNRSEFIREAMKLYIREKKKIQIRESMKKGYLEMAAINSELAEMGLTAENECFTGYEMKLKKCD; from the coding sequence GTGGGCGAAACAAAGCGAATACTTGTAAGCTTGCCGCAAAGTTTATTAGAAGAAGTTGATGTCCTTGCCGCTATGGAAAACAGGAATCGCAGTGAATTTATAAGAGAAGCGATGAAATTATATATACGCGAGAAGAAAAAAATTCAAATACGTGAGAGCATGAAAAAGGGATATCTTGAGATGGCAGCAATTAACAGTGAACTTGCGGAAATGGGCCTAACCGCAGAAAACGAATGTTTTACAGGATATGAAATGAAATTGAAAAAGTGTGATTGA
- the alr gene encoding alanine racemase — protein MFDNIRPTRAEIYLDNIVHNLSEVKRWVSKKAKIMGVVKANAYGHGACQVAKVLIENGISYLGVATIEEALELRECGINIPILVFGYTPLTQVKELIVHNITQTVFDINYVKELERIALNVGKKAKVHVKIDTGMGRIGYTDLNVAEKEIEKMMGMEGVEVEGIFSHFATSDEKDKTYAEKQFDMFKKLLESLKQKGINIPLKHIANSGAIIDLKYTYLDMVRPGIILYGSYPSEKVERPLDLRQTMGLKTKIVYIKEVPEGTSISYGRTFITKRKSKIATLPVGYADGFNRLLSNNHHVLVKGKYAPVIGRICMDQTMIDITDIEGVEVGDDVTIFGNQDGEKIAAEEIAKKLNTIPYEVYCGISRRVPRIYIYKGEVIEVKNYLKI, from the coding sequence ATGTTTGACAATATAAGGCCAACAAGAGCAGAAATATATTTGGATAATATAGTGCATAATTTGAGTGAAGTAAAGCGATGGGTGAGCAAGAAAGCAAAAATAATGGGGGTAGTGAAAGCCAATGCTTATGGTCATGGAGCTTGTCAAGTGGCAAAGGTTTTAATAGAAAATGGGATTTCTTATTTGGGAGTAGCTACAATAGAAGAAGCGTTAGAATTAAGGGAATGCGGAATTAATATTCCCATACTCGTTTTTGGATATACGCCTTTAACTCAGGTCAAAGAATTAATTGTGCACAATATAACTCAAACTGTTTTTGATATAAACTATGTTAAAGAGTTAGAAAGAATTGCCTTAAATGTGGGTAAGAAGGCTAAAGTTCATGTAAAAATTGATACAGGGATGGGACGGATAGGATATACAGATTTAAATGTAGCTGAAAAAGAGATAGAAAAAATGATGGGAATGGAAGGGGTAGAGGTAGAAGGCATATTTAGTCATTTTGCTACTTCTGATGAAAAAGATAAAACATACGCTGAAAAACAGTTTGATATGTTCAAGAAATTGTTAGAAAGCTTAAAGCAAAAAGGGATAAACATTCCTTTAAAGCATATAGCTAACAGTGGAGCAATTATTGACCTTAAATATACTTATTTAGACATGGTAAGGCCAGGAATAATTCTATACGGTAGTTACCCTTCAGAAAAAGTTGAAAGACCATTGGATTTAAGACAGACTATGGGGCTTAAAACTAAAATAGTGTATATAAAAGAAGTACCTGAAGGTACTTCCATTAGTTATGGAAGGACTTTTATTACTAAAAGAAAAAGCAAAATTGCTACATTGCCTGTAGGGTACGCTGATGGCTTTAATAGATTACTCTCTAATAATCATCATGTCTTAGTAAAAGGAAAATATGCTCCTGTAATTGGGAGAATTTGTATGGACCAAACGATGATAGATATCACCGATATAGAAGGAGTAGAAGTAGGGGATGATGTAACTATTTTTGGAAACCAAGATGGAGAAAAAATAGCAGCAGAGGAGATTGCTAAAAAATTAAATACTATACCTTATGAAGTATATTGTGGAATATCTAGAAGGGTACCTCGAATATATATTTACAAAGGAGAGGTAATTGAGGTAAAAAATTATTTAAAAATTTGA
- a CDS encoding DUF5693 family protein gives MKLKKILVIFIAISLVVSIFVDINRIRVENNYDTVEIVGDLKSFKYLASATGRDLTSVLSDMKSAGLIGVAVNEVTLESLQQSGKISLSLLKDVGNLYLLSSNLGNVALEDYLKSLTDKEREQYGNYIVVTTKDVKIFNFLKEALTRRIPEDELKVLEKRGSYAFVINKPKDVFITKGLGFDESDLEMVKSLGFDVIPRIENFTGIKDKDIKDYVDILKKFDVKTVIFNGTDVLGNPEKISYAASLFKKNGINVGIIDVPMGKKLQDGMNKFAKFDDYRGIKVFGVSEAETQKYDTSEIVNKWYRGIIERNVRIIYMRAKIDNSKSAAYNIQQNQSMIEDMTKYIKKAGLNVGVAKPLLELHQSTLTEILISLGVIAGGLLLLQMLGIGEYVLILLGLLGAILTFLVLASRFNDLGVKVVALASSIIFPSLGIGYFIDKTREILHKRENLSFTYTSLKIFINSLLIAFVGALSIAAIMADSKYMLKIDYFRGVKFSFVLPLVFYVLYYIIKIYNANDWKTFIGRVKEFLNIDIKVWHLVAIVIAGIIGIIYISRTGNEPIVKPTELELKFRDFLEHTLVARPRTKEFLIGDPAIILGIYAAFKRSKAWTFIMGIFASIGILSIVNTFSHIESVLTIAIERTVIAWILGALIGMVVVFIVDKVLKNIKREY, from the coding sequence TTGAAGCTAAAGAAAATACTTGTAATATTTATTGCTATTTCTTTAGTAGTATCTATTTTCGTAGACATAAACAGAATAAGAGTAGAAAACAACTATGATACAGTAGAAATTGTAGGAGATTTAAAAAGCTTCAAATACCTTGCTTCTGCAACAGGCAGAGACTTGACTTCTGTGCTTTCTGATATGAAATCAGCTGGTCTTATAGGTGTTGCTGTAAATGAGGTTACTCTTGAAAGCCTTCAACAGTCTGGTAAAATTTCTTTGAGCCTTTTAAAAGACGTAGGAAATCTTTATTTGTTGTCTTCAAACTTAGGGAATGTAGCATTGGAAGACTACTTAAAGAGTCTTACAGATAAGGAAAGGGAGCAGTATGGAAACTACATAGTTGTTACAACAAAAGATGTAAAGATATTCAATTTTCTTAAAGAGGCTTTAACGAGAAGAATACCTGAAGACGAATTAAAAGTGCTTGAAAAGAGAGGTAGCTATGCCTTTGTTATCAATAAACCCAAAGATGTTTTTATAACAAAGGGGTTGGGATTTGATGAAAGCGATTTAGAAATGGTAAAGTCTTTAGGCTTTGATGTGATACCGCGAATTGAGAATTTTACTGGGATAAAGGATAAAGATATAAAAGACTATGTTGATATATTGAAGAAATTTGATGTAAAAACTGTAATTTTTAATGGTACTGATGTCTTAGGAAATCCAGAAAAAATATCTTATGCTGCTTCTTTATTTAAGAAAAATGGCATAAACGTAGGAATTATAGATGTGCCTATGGGGAAAAAACTTCAAGATGGAATGAATAAATTTGCTAAGTTCGATGATTATAGGGGGATAAAAGTCTTTGGAGTTTCAGAAGCAGAAACTCAAAAATACGATACTTCTGAAATAGTAAATAAATGGTACAGAGGAATAATAGAGCGAAATGTGAGAATTATTTATATGAGAGCAAAAATAGATAATTCCAAAAGTGCTGCTTACAACATACAACAAAATCAATCTATGATTGAAGATATGACAAAATACATAAAAAAAGCTGGATTAAATGTTGGTGTTGCTAAGCCTCTTTTGGAGCTTCATCAGTCAACGCTTACGGAAATACTCATAAGTTTAGGAGTTATTGCTGGTGGCTTGTTGCTTTTACAGATGTTAGGAATTGGAGAATATGTGTTAATTTTATTAGGATTATTAGGCGCTATACTGACTTTTTTAGTGTTGGCAAGTAGATTTAACGATTTAGGGGTCAAAGTAGTAGCATTAGCTTCTTCTATAATTTTTCCTTCTCTTGGCATAGGATATTTTATAGACAAAACGAGAGAAATATTGCACAAAAGGGAAAATCTCAGTTTTACATATACCTCTTTAAAAATATTTATCAATTCATTATTGATTGCTTTTGTGGGAGCTCTTAGTATAGCAGCTATAATGGCTGATAGTAAATATATGTTAAAAATTGACTACTTTAGGGGTGTAAAATTTTCTTTTGTACTACCTTTAGTGTTTTATGTTTTGTACTATATTATAAAGATATACAATGCTAATGACTGGAAGACGTTTATAGGGAGAGTAAAGGAATTTTTAAACATAGACATAAAAGTATGGCATTTGGTGGCTATTGTTATAGCAGGGATTATTGGAATTATATACATTTCAAGGACGGGAAATGAACCTATTGTTAAGCCGACAGAATTAGAGCTTAAATTTAGAGATTTTCTTGAGCATACTCTTGTAGCAAGACCTCGGACGAAGGAGTTTTTAATAGGAGACCCTGCTATTATATTGGGAATTTATGCTGCTTTTAAACGCTCAAAAGCGTGGACATTTATTATGGGGATATTTGCTTCGATAGGCATATTGTCGATTGTCAATACATTTAGTCATATTGAAAGTGTGCTTACGATTGCGATAGAGCGTACAGTTATTGCATGGATATTGGGAGCTTTAATTGGTATGGTTGTTGTATTTATAGTGGACAAGGTCTTAAAAAATATAAAAAGGGAGTATTGA
- the csaB gene encoding polysaccharide pyruvyl transferase CsaB: MKTVISGYYGFDNIGDEAVLKCLVEGLKERGLTDITVLSNKPDETNKKYQVKAVNRNSFKKIYKALKQADALLSGGGSLIQDKTSSKSLWYYLGIMLIGKFLRKKVYVIGQGIGPVDKKFNRWLTAKILNKIDGIAVRDELSKEYLKQLNVRKHIVVAADLVLNFPCSDDKKVFDKVREKEGIDLNSSEYVLICTREWENSELSRVELARAADLIAQDYGYKIVFLPFYHEDIEESDRVATYMKTPYEILTGEYEIEEILNIIKGSSLLIGVRLHSLIFAFISLVPFVGISYDPKVEGFLKSVGESSAGDINSFTAENILKKVNSILQQKEEYINNMSKRLDELKERAKKNFDILFEHNKFEV, translated from the coding sequence ATGAAAACAGTCATATCCGGCTATTACGGATTTGATAATATTGGGGATGAAGCTGTTCTAAAATGTCTGGTAGAAGGTTTAAAAGAAAGAGGATTAACTGATATAACAGTTCTTTCTAATAAACCTGATGAAACTAACAAAAAGTACCAGGTAAAAGCAGTAAATAGAAACTCTTTTAAAAAAATATACAAAGCGCTAAAGCAGGCAGATGCATTGTTAAGTGGCGGTGGTAGTCTTATACAAGATAAGACCAGTAGTAAGAGTTTGTGGTATTATCTCGGAATAATGCTTATAGGGAAATTTCTTAGAAAAAAAGTATATGTTATAGGACAAGGCATTGGTCCAGTTGATAAAAAATTTAACAGATGGCTTACTGCAAAAATTTTAAATAAAATTGATGGGATAGCTGTAAGAGATGAATTATCAAAAGAATATTTGAAACAGCTAAATGTCAGAAAACATATAGTGGTAGCAGCAGATCTTGTGCTAAACTTTCCTTGTAGTGATGACAAAAAAGTTTTTGATAAAGTCCGCGAAAAAGAAGGAATTGATTTAAATTCCTCAGAATATGTTTTGATTTGTACAAGAGAATGGGAAAATTCTGAATTATCAAGGGTTGAGTTGGCAAGGGCTGCAGATTTAATTGCCCAGGATTATGGATATAAGATTGTTTTTCTTCCTTTTTATCACGAAGATATAGAAGAGAGCGATAGGGTTGCTACTTATATGAAAACGCCTTATGAAATTTTAACTGGGGAATACGAGATAGAAGAGATTTTGAATATTATTAAAGGTAGTAGCTTATTGATAGGTGTAAGACTGCATTCTTTAATCTTTGCGTTTATATCCTTAGTTCCATTTGTTGGTATATCTTATGACCCTAAGGTGGAGGGTTTTCTAAAATCTGTTGGTGAAAGCAGTGCAGGAGATATTAATTCTTTTACTGCCGAAAATATTCTAAAAAAAGTAAATTCAATTTTACAGCAAAAAGAAGAGTATATAAATAATATGTCTAAGCGTTTAGATGAACTAAAAGAAAGAGCAAAAAAGAATTTTGACATATTATTCGAACATAATAAATTTGAGGTGTGA
- a CDS encoding type II toxin-antitoxin system PemK/MazF family toxin has protein sequence MVIKRGDIFYADLSPVIGSEQGGIRPVLIVQNDIGNKYSPTVIVAAITSQINKAKLPTHVEINGAEYGLNKDSVVLLEQIRTIDKKRLREKIGHFDQEMMEKVNEALQISLGLIDF, from the coding sequence ATGGTGATAAAGAGGGGAGACATTTTTTATGCCGATTTAAGCCCTGTAATAGGCTCTGAACAGGGCGGAATTCGGCCTGTACTTATAGTTCAAAATGATATTGGTAATAAATATAGTCCAACAGTAATAGTAGCGGCAATTACATCTCAGATCAACAAAGCCAAATTGCCCACTCATGTTGAAATAAATGGGGCAGAATATGGCCTTAACAAAGATTCTGTAGTATTGTTAGAACAAATCAGGACTATTGACAAAAAACGTTTAAGAGAAAAAATTGGCCATTTTGATCAGGAAATGATGGAGAAAGTCAATGAAGCTTTGCAAATAAGTTTAGGGCTGATTGATTTTTAA